The following coding sequences are from one Crateriforma spongiae window:
- a CDS encoding acylphosphatase, translating into MAASSDSRKQRVDDRSRRVVVTYRGHVQGVGFRATALHCARGLAVDGFVQNLPNGDVRMDVQGPRGDVDELMRRIAVEMSGRIDDTLIDPRDAMTTRDGFRIRY; encoded by the coding sequence ATGGCGGCTTCGTCGGATTCACGCAAGCAACGTGTCGATGACCGATCGCGCCGAGTCGTGGTGACCTATCGTGGGCATGTCCAGGGCGTCGGCTTTCGCGCCACCGCCTTGCACTGTGCCCGCGGGCTTGCGGTCGATGGCTTTGTCCAAAATCTGCCTAACGGCGACGTTCGCATGGACGTGCAGGGACCGCGGGGCGATGTCGATGAATTGATGCGACGGATCGCGGTGGAAATGTCGGGACGGATCGATGACACGCTGATCGACCCGCGCGACGCCATGACGACGCGCGACGGATTCCGTATTCGATATTAG
- a CDS encoding family 16 glycoside hydrolase — protein sequence MTHSSMPQPSLMTSFPLDQPRQRPCSIRWVWMLILLVVAGQSQAADTAKPKLILDCDTANEIDDLYAIVRMLHQDKFQVLGLTSAQWLHYLGEPDSVQASQRMNEELLRRMRRDDLPTPMGSEEPMGKPWGGTDPKDSAACQFIIEQARSIPDDQSLIVVCTGATTNLASAIRMAPEIAAKIKCYCMGFRYDESTGAWNKSEFNVRRDLNAADFLLSHPDVEMHVMTATLSQAYKFDQKDSFQRQSQMGPVGEYLTESWTRRFPDSQKWVMWDLALVEAMLHPEMANEKQVPGPPENGGRPIWVYDRIDVDAMRNDFWNTVQRLGYDGTWSFHLPDGYPVWLDIRTQDLQNPTGSLLWSVGSAGPIQQTRWTDDGALAFVRKRKWKPGGADVAYELVGDLIAKLNDDDSMTLTFAQRVAGDESSTTETVRLRGKRIPLMPPKPDLTKVDFGEPIDLLNGTDLSGWVLIPAGKQNGWRAVDGVLVNETPKQDFSAYGVFGNLVTQQKFNDFRLELEYNVPAGGNSGVYLRGTYEAQVVDRDSKMQGISGPGAIFGRIAPSTNAGKPGGQWNQYVLTLVDRHITVQLNGVTVIDNEPLAGCTGGGIESDDTAPGPILLQGDHTSVKYRKLRLYPVVQKD from the coding sequence ATGACACATTCATCCATGCCACAGCCATCGTTGATGACATCGTTCCCACTGGATCAACCACGCCAAAGACCATGTTCGATTCGCTGGGTCTGGATGCTGATACTGCTGGTCGTTGCCGGCCAGAGTCAAGCGGCGGACACGGCGAAACCAAAACTGATTTTGGATTGTGATACCGCCAACGAAATCGATGACCTGTACGCCATCGTTCGGATGCTGCATCAAGACAAATTCCAGGTCCTCGGGCTGACCTCTGCACAGTGGCTGCACTATCTGGGTGAACCTGATTCGGTCCAGGCCAGCCAGCGGATGAACGAAGAATTGTTGCGACGAATGCGCCGCGACGATTTGCCGACACCGATGGGATCCGAAGAACCGATGGGAAAACCCTGGGGCGGCACCGACCCTAAAGACAGCGCCGCCTGTCAATTCATCATCGAACAAGCCCGGTCCATTCCCGATGACCAATCGCTGATCGTCGTCTGCACCGGCGCCACAACCAACCTGGCGTCCGCTATCCGGATGGCACCGGAAATCGCTGCGAAAATCAAATGCTACTGCATGGGATTTCGCTACGACGAATCGACCGGGGCTTGGAACAAATCCGAATTCAACGTCCGTCGTGATTTGAACGCGGCCGATTTTCTGTTGTCTCATCCCGATGTCGAAATGCACGTGATGACCGCAACGTTGTCGCAAGCGTACAAGTTCGATCAAAAAGATTCCTTCCAACGCCAAAGCCAGATGGGACCGGTTGGTGAATATCTGACCGAGTCCTGGACTCGTCGTTTCCCCGACAGTCAAAAATGGGTGATGTGGGACTTGGCTTTGGTCGAAGCGATGTTGCACCCCGAGATGGCGAACGAAAAACAGGTTCCCGGCCCGCCGGAGAATGGCGGTCGACCGATCTGGGTTTACGACCGTATCGACGTCGACGCGATGCGGAATGACTTTTGGAATACCGTCCAGCGGTTGGGCTATGACGGTACCTGGTCATTCCATCTGCCCGACGGCTATCCGGTATGGCTGGACATCCGAACCCAAGACCTGCAAAACCCCACCGGTTCGCTGCTGTGGAGCGTCGGCAGCGCCGGCCCGATTCAACAAACACGATGGACCGACGACGGGGCCCTGGCATTCGTTCGCAAACGAAAATGGAAACCGGGGGGCGCCGACGTCGCCTATGAATTGGTCGGCGACTTGATCGCCAAGCTGAACGACGATGATTCGATGACGCTGACGTTTGCACAACGGGTGGCCGGCGATGAATCATCAACCACCGAAACGGTCCGCCTGCGTGGAAAGCGGATTCCATTGATGCCGCCCAAACCTGACCTGACCAAAGTGGACTTTGGTGAACCCATCGACCTGCTGAATGGAACCGATTTGTCCGGCTGGGTATTGATCCCAGCGGGAAAGCAAAACGGCTGGCGAGCGGTCGATGGCGTCTTGGTCAACGAAACACCCAAGCAGGACTTCAGCGCTTACGGCGTCTTTGGAAACTTGGTCACCCAGCAGAAATTCAACGACTTTCGCTTGGAACTGGAATACAACGTTCCCGCGGGCGGCAACAGCGGTGTTTATCTGCGTGGGACCTACGAAGCCCAAGTCGTGGACCGCGACAGCAAGATGCAGGGGATCAGCGGTCCCGGTGCAATCTTTGGTCGCATTGCCCCGTCGACCAACGCCGGCAAGCCCGGCGGACAGTGGAACCAGTACGTGCTGACCTTGGTCGACCGACACATCACGGTTCAGCTAAACGGTGTGACCGTGATCGACAATGAACCCTTGGCCGGATGCACCGGCGGCGGCATCGAATCAGACGACACGGCGCCGGGACCGATTCTGTTGCAGGGCGATCATACGTCAGTGAAGTACCGCAAGTTGCGACTGTACCCGGTGGTCCAGAAAGACTGA
- a CDS encoding exonuclease domain-containing protein, whose protein sequence is MDFTAIDFETASHRKDSACQLAAVRVSEGKIIDSANWLIRPVPAYFNPSNIRIHGITPDQVADERTFGQLWPDIQPWLKDQILVAHNAAFDIGVLRACLQQHRCEIPELSFTCTRAIAKRTWPDRRRYGLKPLATWLGVDFRHHDALEDSVACAKILLAAGISRKAESVADLESRLGLARGGAGPWGYRGATTQRRRRRSRQASQANDAALSTPTPSHSEPEDTPGVDFQRLLIRAQFIQPLAGQRIVFTGRLRVLQREQAERLACESGGQCQGNVNGKTSLLVRGCPDERTAAAGRTESVKEQTARQRRAAGQNIRVLDEKEFLGLILGTDTVGQWVGEESDQP, encoded by the coding sequence ATGGATTTCACCGCTATCGATTTCGAAACGGCCAGCCACCGCAAAGACAGCGCATGCCAATTGGCGGCGGTGCGTGTCAGCGAAGGCAAGATCATCGATTCGGCCAACTGGTTGATCCGCCCGGTCCCGGCGTATTTCAACCCATCGAATATCCGCATCCACGGGATCACTCCCGATCAAGTCGCCGACGAACGGACCTTCGGCCAGCTTTGGCCCGATATCCAACCGTGGCTGAAAGATCAGATCTTGGTGGCCCATAACGCGGCGTTCGACATCGGCGTGTTGCGTGCTTGCCTGCAACAACATCGCTGCGAGATTCCAGAGCTCAGCTTCACCTGCACCCGCGCCATCGCCAAACGCACTTGGCCCGATCGGCGCCGCTACGGTCTGAAGCCGCTGGCCACTTGGCTGGGTGTTGATTTTCGTCACCACGACGCTTTGGAAGACTCCGTCGCCTGTGCCAAAATCCTGTTGGCTGCAGGGATCAGCCGCAAAGCCGAATCGGTGGCGGATCTGGAATCGCGATTGGGACTCGCCCGCGGCGGGGCCGGCCCCTGGGGATATCGCGGGGCAACCACTCAGCGCCGCCGTCGCCGCAGCCGCCAAGCATCCCAAGCGAACGACGCTGCTTTATCCACACCGACGCCATCGCACAGTGAACCGGAAGACACACCCGGCGTCGATTTTCAGCGTCTGCTGATCCGCGCCCAGTTTATTCAGCCGTTGGCGGGACAGCGGATCGTCTTCACCGGTCGCCTGCGCGTCCTGCAGCGTGAACAGGCCGAAAGATTGGCTTGCGAATCGGGCGGCCAGTGCCAAGGCAATGTGAACGGAAAAACCAGTTTGCTGGTCCGCGGATGCCCCGACGAACGAACCGCTGCGGCGGGCCGAACGGAAAGCGTCAAAGAACAAACCGCCCGACAACGCCGCGCCGCCGGCCAGAACATTCGGGTCTTGGACGAAAAAGAATTCTTGGGGCTGATCCTGGGCACCGACACCGTGGGACAGTGGGTCGGCGAGGAATCGGATCAACCGTAG
- a CDS encoding outer membrane protein assembly factor BamB family protein, translating to MNRSFLVASAIAVLSVSVVSPVVWAGNWGHWRGEDGNGVATDANPPVKFGADENVRWKVDLPGKGSGSPVVWDDRVFVTSAVALSSDPLGMHEFLVMAFDRNTGQTLWSQVAVKARPHEGTHSTNGFASASPCTDGRHVYASFNSRGLFCYTMDGQLVWKRDLGDMAMRNGFGEGSSPTIEGDMLLVPWDHEGASSLYALDKNTGDIIWKTDRDEPSNWGTPLVIESEGRSQVVLTGQNKVRSYDLQTGQELWSCGGQTERPAASPVATDDLVIVTSGFRGAFLGAFDPRGRGDIEGTSSVVWTRHRDTPDIGSPLLSGNRLYFYKGKSGALTCVDVSTGREHYVAQRISGLRTIYASPVAAGGHVYLSDRSGSIVVIKDSPELQIVSVNQIGETVDATPAPVDDQLIVRGEDHLFCLQRSEEG from the coding sequence ATGAATCGATCATTCCTGGTCGCATCCGCGATCGCTGTCTTGTCTGTATCGGTGGTTTCACCGGTTGTTTGGGCTGGGAACTGGGGACACTGGCGCGGCGAAGACGGCAATGGTGTGGCGACCGATGCCAATCCACCGGTGAAGTTCGGCGCCGATGAAAATGTGCGTTGGAAAGTCGACTTGCCGGGCAAGGGATCGGGATCGCCGGTCGTCTGGGATGATCGCGTGTTCGTCACGTCGGCTGTTGCCCTGTCGTCTGACCCGCTTGGGATGCATGAGTTTTTGGTGATGGCCTTTGATCGCAACACCGGGCAAACGTTGTGGTCGCAGGTGGCGGTCAAAGCCAGGCCGCACGAAGGCACGCACAGTACCAACGGATTCGCTTCCGCATCGCCGTGCACCGACGGGCGTCACGTATACGCATCGTTCAATTCACGCGGCTTGTTTTGCTACACCATGGACGGCCAATTGGTTTGGAAGCGTGACTTGGGCGACATGGCCATGCGCAACGGCTTTGGCGAAGGCAGTTCGCCGACGATCGAAGGCGACATGTTGTTGGTGCCCTGGGATCACGAAGGTGCATCCAGTCTGTATGCCTTGGACAAGAATACCGGCGACATCATTTGGAAAACGGATCGTGATGAGCCGTCCAACTGGGGAACGCCGTTGGTGATCGAAAGCGAGGGGCGTTCGCAGGTCGTGTTGACCGGCCAGAACAAAGTCCGTTCGTATGATTTGCAAACCGGCCAGGAACTGTGGTCGTGCGGCGGTCAAACCGAGCGGCCGGCGGCATCGCCCGTGGCGACCGACGATTTGGTGATCGTCACCAGCGGATTCCGCGGTGCGTTCTTGGGGGCCTTTGATCCTCGTGGCCGTGGCGACATCGAAGGCACGTCAAGTGTCGTCTGGACACGTCATCGCGATACGCCGGACATCGGATCGCCGTTGCTAAGCGGAAACCGCCTGTACTTTTACAAAGGCAAATCCGGTGCATTGACTTGTGTCGACGTCTCGACCGGACGTGAGCACTATGTCGCGCAGCGAATCAGCGGTTTGCGAACAATCTATGCGTCGCCGGTCGCCGCCGGCGGACACGTTTACCTAAGCGACCGAAGCGGATCGATCGTGGTGATCAAGGACAGTCCTGAGTTGCAGATCGTGTCGGTCAATCAAATCGGCGAAACCGTCGACGCGACTCCCGCACCCGTGGACGATCAATTGATAGTTCGTGGGGAAGACCATTTGTTCTGTCTGCAACGGTCCGAGGAGGGTTGA
- a CDS encoding pectate lyase, with the protein MSNLIRKMIVIGIAMTVWLSVASGRARAADPLREQALRTAKQATTFLTENIADHGGYLWRYSSDLELREGEGVVDTATVWVQPPGTPAVGEAFVRLYLATSDPQFLDAAMAVAGALRQGQMRSGGWQAHIDFDSDRRVKWAYRTEPPAKKRKDQSSLDDDKTQSSIRFLVQLDRATDFRDAGIHAMTTDALKGLMNQGQFDNGGFPQVWMGQRPVDAKRPPIQASFPDQWPREYPGHREYWNRYTLNDNLASTLMTTLILASETYDDPAYRDAAIRLADSLLLAQLPSPQPAWAQQYDQQMQPIWARKFEPPAVSGSESQAVIDTLMDVYEWTGDEKYLKPIRPAIEYLQSSRLSDGRLARFYELRTNRPLYFDRQYNLTYDDSDVPTHYAFKISDRTDRLRRRYDQVSDRGMVTDDAREAWLDRLIGRREANASRVRKIVDAIDSRGAWVVDEPMRYHRHPGPSISMATTVDHLNRIADFLDAPN; encoded by the coding sequence ATGAGTAACCTGATTCGTAAAATGATCGTCATTGGTATTGCCATGACCGTGTGGTTGTCGGTTGCCTCAGGACGCGCCCGCGCCGCGGATCCGCTGCGCGAACAGGCATTGCGAACCGCGAAGCAGGCGACCACGTTTCTGACGGAAAACATCGCCGATCATGGCGGTTATCTTTGGCGGTATTCGTCCGATTTGGAACTTCGTGAGGGCGAAGGTGTTGTGGATACAGCCACCGTTTGGGTGCAGCCGCCAGGGACGCCCGCGGTGGGCGAAGCGTTTGTGCGTCTGTACTTGGCGACATCGGATCCACAGTTTCTGGACGCCGCGATGGCCGTCGCCGGTGCGCTGCGACAAGGGCAGATGCGTAGTGGTGGTTGGCAAGCGCACATCGATTTCGATTCCGACCGACGCGTCAAATGGGCATATCGGACCGAACCACCGGCGAAGAAACGCAAGGACCAATCAAGCTTGGATGATGACAAGACACAGTCATCGATTCGGTTTCTGGTCCAGCTGGATCGTGCAACCGATTTTCGGGATGCCGGCATTCACGCCATGACAACCGACGCATTGAAAGGGCTGATGAATCAGGGCCAGTTTGACAACGGCGGTTTTCCACAAGTTTGGATGGGCCAACGGCCCGTCGATGCCAAGCGTCCGCCGATCCAAGCATCGTTTCCGGACCAATGGCCACGCGAATATCCCGGCCACCGCGAATACTGGAATCGATATACGCTGAACGACAACTTGGCGTCGACGTTGATGACGACGCTGATTTTGGCGAGCGAGACCTACGATGATCCGGCCTATCGTGATGCCGCGATCCGCTTGGCCGATTCATTGTTATTGGCACAGTTACCGTCGCCCCAACCCGCGTGGGCCCAGCAATACGACCAGCAGATGCAGCCGATCTGGGCAAGGAAGTTTGAACCGCCCGCGGTCAGTGGATCGGAATCACAAGCCGTCATCGACACCTTAATGGATGTGTATGAATGGACCGGGGACGAAAAGTATTTGAAACCGATTCGTCCGGCGATCGAATATTTGCAAAGCAGTCGTTTGTCTGACGGAAGGTTGGCACGGTTCTATGAGCTGCGAACCAACCGCCCACTGTACTTCGATCGCCAGTACAACTTGACGTATGACGATTCGGATGTGCCGACGCATTACGCATTCAAAATCAGTGATCGAACGGATCGATTGCGACGGCGTTACGATCAAGTCAGCGATCGGGGCATGGTCACAGACGATGCACGAGAGGCTTGGCTGGATCGATTGATCGGTCGTCGCGAAGCCAATGCGTCAAGAGTCCGAAAGATCGTGGACGCGATCGATTCACGAGGCGCGTGGGTGGTCGACGAACCGATGCGGTACCACCGTCATCCAGGGCCGTCGATCAGCATGGCGACCACCGTGGACCACTTGAACCGTATTGCTGACTTTCTGGATGCGCCGAATTGA
- a CDS encoding SpoIIE family protein phosphatase — protein sequence MAFLSCSSRIPGQADAAPAERFELTEAVTTIGRHPDCTIVVEAGAVSRFHARILHTDDEFRVEDSGSRNGTFLNGQLIAEPHVLQEGDRVRISDIDFVFHREDVPQFAAGQAMTFDGSSFGIVMVDENETKNEPLPQVQYSSSQEGLKMSATPEAKLAALMRINRNLTGALTLDEVFPKVLESLFEIFPAADRGFIVTQTSEGKLVPQWVKTRRSRDETETVRISRTIIRKVMESGEAILSLDAMDDSRFDSSESIADFSIRSMICAPLQDEDGNSIGALQIDSTQGHGQFRDEDVDLLSGVAAQASIVINNARMHQQALAQQEVEQDLRLATEVQQAFLPQASPDAVGFRVRSFYQAANHIGGDYFDYISLPDGRIGVVVADVVGHGVAAAMYMAKLSAETRFCLASEPDLGKAIEMLNNRMSRLHVERFVTFLLVVIQPNEDRISIVNAGHMPPIVRDCGDGQLCEPGEEESGLPIAIDEGMDYESVDFQMSVGDLLVMYTDGVNEAMNVADEEFGTDRIKDLTAQSGTADEVKQRIVDAVFEHIGDGDQFDDMCLVVIERISETQPPDGISDTAGEIVDSV from the coding sequence ATGGCATTCCTTTCCTGCAGTTCTCGTATTCCCGGACAGGCCGACGCGGCACCCGCCGAACGGTTTGAATTGACCGAGGCGGTGACCACCATCGGTCGCCACCCCGATTGCACCATCGTGGTCGAAGCCGGCGCGGTCAGCCGATTCCATGCGCGGATTCTGCACACCGACGACGAATTTCGAGTCGAAGATTCCGGCAGCCGAAACGGCACGTTCTTAAACGGACAATTGATTGCCGAACCGCATGTCTTGCAGGAAGGCGACCGCGTCCGGATCAGCGACATCGATTTCGTCTTCCACCGCGAAGATGTCCCGCAGTTTGCCGCCGGCCAGGCGATGACGTTCGACGGTTCCAGTTTCGGAATCGTGATGGTCGATGAAAACGAAACGAAGAACGAACCGTTGCCTCAGGTGCAATATTCGTCTTCGCAAGAAGGCTTGAAGATGTCCGCCACGCCGGAAGCCAAGCTGGCGGCGCTGATGCGGATCAATCGAAACTTGACCGGTGCACTGACGCTGGACGAGGTCTTTCCCAAGGTCTTGGAAAGCTTGTTTGAAATCTTTCCGGCCGCCGATCGCGGATTCATCGTCACGCAAACCAGCGAAGGCAAGTTGGTTCCCCAGTGGGTCAAGACACGCCGCAGCCGTGATGAAACCGAAACCGTCCGGATCAGCCGGACCATCATTCGCAAAGTGATGGAAAGTGGCGAAGCGATTCTGTCGTTGGACGCGATGGACGACAGCCGATTTGACAGCAGCGAATCCATCGCCGATTTTTCGATCCGGTCGATGATCTGCGCACCGCTGCAGGACGAAGATGGAAATTCGATCGGTGCATTGCAGATTGATTCGACTCAAGGTCACGGACAATTTCGCGATGAAGACGTGGACTTGTTGTCCGGCGTCGCGGCCCAGGCCAGTATTGTCATTAACAACGCTCGGATGCACCAACAAGCGCTCGCGCAACAAGAAGTCGAACAAGATCTGCGCCTGGCGACCGAGGTCCAACAAGCGTTCTTGCCGCAAGCGTCACCCGACGCGGTCGGTTTTCGGGTCCGCAGTTTCTATCAGGCCGCCAACCACATCGGCGGTGATTACTTCGATTACATCTCGCTGCCCGATGGTCGCATCGGTGTCGTCGTCGCCGATGTTGTCGGTCACGGTGTTGCCGCTGCGATGTACATGGCGAAGCTGTCGGCGGAGACTCGGTTTTGTTTGGCCAGCGAACCCGATTTGGGCAAAGCGATCGAGATGTTGAACAATCGGATGAGCCGTTTGCATGTCGAACGGTTTGTCACGTTCTTGTTGGTGGTGATCCAGCCCAATGAAGATCGCATCAGCATCGTCAACGCCGGTCACATGCCGCCTATCGTTCGCGATTGCGGCGATGGCCAGCTGTGCGAACCGGGCGAAGAAGAATCGGGCTTGCCGATCGCGATCGACGAGGGCATGGACTATGAATCGGTTGATTTTCAAATGTCCGTCGGCGATCTGTTGGTGATGTACACCGACGGCGTGAACGAAGCGATGAACGTGGCGGACGAAGAATTTGGAACCGACCGGATCAAGGATTTGACCGCCCAAAGTGGCACCGCGGACGAAGTGAAGCAGCGAATCGTCGACGCGGTGTTCGAACACATCGGCGACGGTGACCAGTTTGATGATATGTGTTTGGTGGTCATCGAACGCATCAGCGAAACGCAACCGCCCGATGGCATCAGCGATACCGCGGGCGAAATTGTGGACTCGGTCTGA
- a CDS encoding HD-GYP domain-containing protein produces the protein MSKAEFTEMIQTADLELGQKTETDLYDSAGELMIAQGSLITGLLIEKLMRNGVEQLYTTPGRGGKDGNAPTAPTSADAAKATAPASPAQKQADAAMSAYDEIKRERTAKLFFENAAIVDDLLQQYAETGRVDLRTVDPAIENIADEVTDESDPVVAHTLLRQSDLDLTRRCVQFSTLAIGVGLRMNLAHKDVMDLGRAAMAHDWTLFELPPDQRFPHQSRDEAGEAIYRQHPLQSEQMMAADPRCSSTSSMIVGQVHERLDGTGFPRRLKSESIHPLGRILTVVDTYLTLTSPPPSAPRIVPCDAVAYIVNGMSSGKFAPIAVSGLLETISLYPLGSMVELSDASRVRPIHTNGSDYGYPIVQDIDEAGRQINLKESELFVTRPLVVQEFGEIRMPESVA, from the coding sequence ATGAGTAAGGCTGAGTTTACGGAAATGATCCAGACCGCGGATTTGGAGCTGGGGCAGAAGACCGAGACGGATCTTTATGACTCGGCCGGCGAATTGATGATCGCCCAGGGATCATTGATCACCGGGCTGTTGATCGAAAAGCTGATGCGCAACGGCGTCGAACAGCTGTACACGACGCCCGGTCGTGGCGGCAAAGACGGCAACGCCCCGACCGCCCCAACATCCGCGGATGCGGCCAAAGCCACTGCCCCCGCATCGCCCGCACAAAAGCAAGCGGATGCGGCGATGTCGGCCTACGACGAAATCAAACGGGAACGGACCGCCAAACTGTTCTTCGAAAACGCGGCCATTGTCGACGACCTGCTTCAGCAATACGCCGAAACCGGTCGCGTCGACCTTCGCACCGTCGACCCGGCCATCGAAAACATCGCCGACGAAGTCACCGACGAATCCGACCCGGTCGTCGCCCATACCCTGCTGCGGCAAAGCGATCTGGACCTGACCCGACGGTGCGTCCAGTTTTCCACGTTGGCGATCGGCGTGGGCTTGCGAATGAACTTGGCCCACAAAGACGTCATGGACCTGGGCCGCGCGGCGATGGCGCACGATTGGACTCTGTTCGAATTACCGCCCGACCAACGCTTTCCCCATCAAAGTCGCGACGAAGCCGGCGAAGCGATCTATCGACAGCATCCGCTGCAAAGCGAACAGATGATGGCGGCCGATCCACGGTGTTCCTCGACCTCGTCGATGATCGTCGGCCAGGTTCACGAACGTCTGGACGGAACGGGTTTCCCACGACGTTTGAAAAGTGAATCGATTCACCCGCTGGGACGCATCCTGACCGTGGTGGACACCTATCTGACGCTGACAAGCCCGCCGCCGTCGGCTCCCCGCATCGTTCCCTGTGACGCGGTCGCCTACATCGTCAACGGGATGAGTTCCGGAAAGTTCGCCCCGATCGCGGTGTCGGGGTTACTGGAAACCATTTCGCTTTACCCGCTTGGCAGCATGGTCGAACTGAGCGACGCATCGCGAGTCCGCCCGATTCACACCAACGGTTCCGATTACGGATACCCGATCGTCCAAGACATCGACGAAGCGGGCCGCCAAATCAATCTGAAGGAATCGGAACTGTTCGTGACCCGACCTTTGGTCGTCCAAGAATTCGGCGAAATTCGGATGCCCGAAAGCGTGGCCTGA
- a CDS encoding sugar phosphate isomerase/epimerase family protein, whose protein sequence is MKYGICNETFGDWDLNRALQFAAEAGYHGWEVAPFMLTDDIRSYGDAQRRAYRDAVHAAGMEVIGLHWLLAKTEGYHLTSTDPRIHLETVEYFRDLIRLCADLDGEVMVLGSPQQRNVPEGESMVDATAAATVVLQDISPTLEECGVKIALEPLGPQEGNFLNTAAEARELIELVGSDHVGLHLDVKAMSSEADPIPDIIHDNADVTLHFHANDPNLLGPGMGDVDFRPIFQALKDAKYDRYVSVEVFDYSPGVERIVRESMDNMRTAQN, encoded by the coding sequence ATGAAATACGGCATCTGTAACGAAACGTTCGGCGATTGGGACTTGAACCGTGCCCTCCAGTTCGCCGCCGAAGCCGGCTACCACGGGTGGGAAGTCGCGCCGTTCATGCTGACCGATGACATCCGCAGTTACGGTGATGCGCAACGCCGCGCCTATCGCGATGCGGTTCATGCGGCCGGGATGGAAGTGATCGGGCTGCACTGGCTGTTGGCAAAGACCGAGGGCTATCACCTGACCAGCACCGATCCGCGGATTCACTTGGAAACGGTCGAGTACTTTCGCGATCTGATCCGATTGTGTGCCGACCTGGACGGCGAAGTCATGGTGCTGGGTTCACCGCAACAACGTAACGTCCCCGAAGGCGAATCGATGGTCGATGCGACGGCCGCCGCCACGGTGGTCCTGCAGGACATCAGCCCGACGCTGGAAGAATGTGGCGTCAAAATCGCCCTGGAACCTTTGGGCCCCCAGGAAGGAAACTTCCTGAACACCGCCGCCGAGGCGCGTGAGTTGATCGAATTGGTCGGCAGCGATCATGTGGGATTGCACTTGGACGTCAAAGCAATGAGCAGCGAAGCCGATCCGATCCCCGACATCATTCACGACAACGCCGATGTCACGCTGCACTTCCATGCCAACGATCCCAACCTGCTGGGGCCCGGCATGGGCGACGTCGATTTTCGACCGATCTTCCAAGCGCTGAAGGACGCGAAGTACGACCGTTATGTCAGCGTCGAAGTGTTCGACTATTCCCCCGGCGTCGAACGCATCGTCCGCGAAAGCATGGACAACATGCGAACCGCACAGAATTGA